The Tautonia plasticadhaerens nucleotide sequence GACGGCTCGGGCCGTTCAATTCGGCCCGAAAAGTCGAGCGGGGAAATCGAGTCCGGGATGACCGCGCCGGGCCATTCGGGCCGGGCGGAGTCATACTGGTAGTCTCGTGCCAGGGGATTGTCAAGCAAGGACGCGCGTACGATCGGGGCATCGGGGTTAGATCATCCCGACGCGTCCGACTGGGCTAGCCGGATGACCTGGCCCGAGCCGGCCGATCGGGCGATGGCCTCCTGCAGGCGGACCGTCTCCATCGCCTGTTCGGCCGAACAGCAGGGCGGGCGGCCGGATCGGATGGCGTCGATGAAATCGGCGTCGATGCTGGTCGGGCTCCCGGTCGGTGGAATCTCCTCGAAGCGGGCCTCGGCGCCCGAACCGGACAGCTGGAGCGACGAGTCGCTCGCCCTCAGGGTGCCCGACTCGCCGAAATAGGTGATCTCGAAGAGGGGGCCGGGTGCCACGCCGGAAATCGCCAGCGTCGCCGGGATACCGCCGGACAGCCGGAGGCAAACCGCGTCGACCACGTCGAGCCCCGGCGCCTCCCGTTCCTGGAAGGCGACGACCTCGGCGACCGGACGCCCGGTGGTCCAGATCAGGGCGTCGAGCAGGTGGTCCCCCGCGTCGGCGAGGATCCCGCCGCCGGAGATCCTCGGATCCAGCCGCCAGGCGTTCTCTGGGCCGCCGTGACCGGCCAGCCACGAATCGGCCATGATCGCCGACACCAGCCTCAGGCGGCCGATCGCCCCGTCGGCCAGCCGACGCCTCGCCTCGACGAGGCTGGGCGCCAGCCGGAACTGGTGGCCGACCCCCACGACCCGATCCCTCCCCCGGGCCAGGGAGACGATATCATCGGCCTCCTGGGCGTTGGTCGACAGCGGCTTCTCGATGAAGAGGTGGCAACCGGCCTGGAGCCCATCCATCGCCGGCCGGTAGTGCGACCGGGGCGGGGTGAAGATCGCCAGGACGTCGGGCGCCGCCTCGGCCAGGAGGTGCTGATGGTCGGCGAAGATCGCCACGCAGGCGGGGTCTCCGCCGGGCCCGGCAAGCTCCCGGGCCAGGGCCCGGGCGGCCTCCGG carries:
- a CDS encoding Gfo/Idh/MocA family protein, which produces MTALKIGIVGCGHAARIHSGRLRGLDGVSIVACADPDPEAARALARELAGPGGDPACVAIFADHQHLLAEAAPDVLAIFTPPRSHYRPAMDGLQAGCHLFIEKPLSTNAQEADDIVSLARGRDRVVGVGHQFRLAPSLVEARRRLADGAIGRLRLVSAIMADSWLAGHGGPENAWRLDPRISGGGILADAGDHLLDALIWTTGRPVAEVVAFQEREAPGLDVVDAVCLRLSGGIPATLAISGVAPGPLFEITYFGESGTLRASDSSLQLSGSGAEARFEEIPPTGSPTSIDADFIDAIRSGRPPCCSAEQAMETVRLQEAIARSAGSGQVIRLAQSDASG